TTGCCTGCAGAGACTTTGCCCATCCCCGGTAGATGGGCCAATACCACATTGTGTTGCCCAATGGCACCAATTGAATAAGCATTAGGGTCCCCTCTAGCCTTGCCGTAGGAAAAACCATCGTCTTCCCAGTGATGATCGAAAAGAGTAATGACGGCGTCAGCCTCGAGAGTCAGGGCACAGATGATAGCGACTTCAAAGTCGTCCCGCTTTTTTGGCCGATCAGGTATCCCCGGATCCATGGTGAGCTCTCGCGATCCGCGGAGCTATGCGAATGCAACGGTTGAGTGTCAATATAATACGCGAATAGTGGGGGAGAATCAGACGATTGAATACCGTCTAATAATAGCAGCTTATTAACAGAGAAGCTCAGTTGCTCTAGTTAGAATATAGACCAAAGCTGTTGGGAGATTTCTAAAGTCTTAGCTACCAGGCTACTTGATTACTGCGGCCTAATCTGCTGCCTGACTGCATATCACCTGACCTAGGTATTGCAACAAAGCAAGATGCAAAAATGGTGCCTTTTATGCAGTATTTACATAATTCAGTAAGCCACAAGGCAAAATAATAGGCTGAAACTTCTATAAGAGTAACACAGTAGTGCTTATGCGATAAAGAGGCTTTATTGGAGTATGCggtatatttatatctttatagatagatagaagaTCTTGATATGCTTTTCAGGTTTAATCCATATCTGGCAattcttgagagcatctAGCCTTGAGTTGCAAGGTGTAGGTTGGTGTCTTCCAAGTCTCATATAACAGTTTTAACGTGTATCAGATGATCCTTCTGAGTTTAATAAACAGCGACAAATAAATCGTGACTAAATGTATCACCCATTGTGCACGTAACGCTCGGCATTTGATTATTCATATGATTCTAGCCGTGTAAGAGTAACAATTTGCTGGCGTACGTAGTGTAACTCTCCCAGGCGGGACGATTAATGTTGTGAGTAAGCACTCCGACTCTTAGTGGCATCACAAGCACCATCGGCAAACGAGTACATAAATGCGTGCAGCATCAGCTTTCAGGATTTGTCAAGCGCCAATTACCCCAGAAACCTAATCTCCAACCTTATCAAAATCCATCAAAATGGCAACTCAGCAAACCGCCAAGACACAATATGTCAAGTCACCGAATGGTGCCACCTTTGCATACCGCCAGATCGGCAATGCGTCTGGCATACCTCTCGTGCTATTAACGCACTTCCGTGGCACCATGGATAAATGGGATCCTGTCATTGTTAATAGCTTCGCAAAGAACCGCCGTGTTATCACGGTCGAttatgctggtgttggtctcAGCACTGGCGACGTCGCTACTTCAATGCGACAATCCGCCGCTGATATAACTCAGTTCATCGAACTAATCGGCGAGAAAGAGATCgatcttctcggcttcaGCATTGGAGGCTATGTCGCTCAGATGGTAGCTCTCAACGCTGATCCCAGCAAGGTCAAAGTCCGCAAGTTGATCCTTGCGGGAACAGGCACCAGCTACGGACCTGACCTTGTTTATTCCCAGAATAAAGATGTTGGTTCTGTTGCGGGTGTCAAGGACGTAGACATCAATGTGTTCAAGACACTCTTCTTCCCCAAGAACGCCGCGggtgatgctgctgctgaggcttggTGGTCGAGGATTCATGAGCGGAGTGCAGCGACGAGTGGGGAAGAGGCTTCTCTCTGGCTCAGCAGTGGATATAAAGATGGCGGTAAGGGACTTGTGGGCCAGGTCACACAAGGCCATGATTTCACAGAGAGTCCGGAGAAGAGCAAGGGAGAAGACGGCGCTTATGACAGATTGCCTGATCTCAAGATACCTGTCTTGGTCGCAAATGGAAGCGTGAGTAACGTGGTCTATTCTTTCAATCAGGGTCAAATACTAACAGCTACTCTTCGACAGAACGACTACATGATCCCGACGCCAAACAGCTACCTTATCTATCAAAAGGTTCCCAATGGTCAGCTCATTCTTTACCCCAACAGCGGGCACGGCTTTCTCTTCCAGTACGCTCCGACCTTCGTCAAACATGTCGAAACATTCCTTGAGGGGTAGTACGGAGACGTTATGACTTTGCTTCTCCGAGCAGAACAGGATGCACGGGAGACATTTTGAAcatagagatatatttattgaGCTACCGCTATCATTCTCCCTTCACCCGTCCCCGCTTCTTCCTATCTCACTCTTGTCCATTCATCAGGGGACTAATACACCATCCCTTTGTTGTCCCAGTGACGTATCCCAGCTCTAGTCTTCCTGTATGATGGCCATCTTTAACGACTTACGGATGTCCATAGGGCGAACCGCTGGTGTTCTTCCGAGACAAACAGTTGAGTTGACAAGACCTATCAGAAACAGTTAGCCTTCAGATAAAAGTCAATGCGAACCCTGTCTCTTACACATGATCAAtctctcaacatcaatctTAACCTTGGTGTCCCGTTTACTAGGCGTCTTCCACCGTTCCCCAGGTCCTTTACCTTTCGGTGGGGGCGGCATAGCTCCCATCGCCATACCCATCAAGCCAGCAGGGCATGAAAACGAAGCTGGCTCGTCACTTTCgagatcttcctcctcgaagGTCCCGTTACCTGGCATGTCAGGAGGCGTGGTAGGTCCAGAACTCGTCTCTGAATCTGAGGTTCGCTCGAACATGCTCATATCGATGTATGCTGTGACGAAGTCTTTGCCCGCTGGAATAGTAACACCGTAGCCGCGGAGACaaatctcaatctcatctgcaTCGAAGAAATCTCCGTCATATTCAGGATCGATAATGCGTAACTGGGCATTCAAGCGTAAATCTCTGATCTGTTCGATGGAGGGTCCGAAGGGTCCCATTGAGAAGCCTGACATCTCGGGTGGTCTATACGCCTCATGCTCCAGTGATCTGTTGCCAATCGGCAAATCGCCACTACCATACCCCTGGTCGGGAAAGAAAGTCCCAGCGCCACCAATATTCGTGAATGGAAACTTCCAATTATTAAGCGTCATCTCTTTCGACTTGCGCAGTGCTTCACCCAATCGACTGCTTATCTCCTCCCTCGTCTCAAAATGCAtgcagaagccaaagaccttGCGATACCACCCAGGAGGCGCATGCCGCATGGACGCTAGAAGAAAGGCAGCCTCTTGAGAGGCTCGGTGGTACCGCCGGCCAAAGTTTAGCTCTTGGCTTGCGTACGACCGGGGGTTGGGCAGGGTAGAGTCCCACGTTGATCCGGGGAGTTGGTACGTCATGTCGTAGAAGGGCGTCTGGGTGGTGGGAAGCTGGAAATAGGAGGTTGCATCGAACGAGTGTGGTGTCGAATCGGAATTGGGCCTTTGCTGGTCGAGCATGGGATCGATTGGGTTGGTGGTGTATTCCATCTGTCCTGTGCCATCCATCATGGGAAATTCGAAGCTCTGGGCTTGCGGGATTGGTGGCGTGAGATCAATTGAGTCTTCGACTGGGAGATCGTTGAGGAGGTCATTCTGCTCCTCATCTTGGATAGCAGGTCTCTCATTCTCGTCTACCTCTCGAGCGCTGGACAGCAAGCTTATGGTGGTCTGCTTAATATGCTCAATGATCTGCGGATTGTTCTTGACAGTATCTTGTTCAAGAATGACAGAAGTGAAGTTAATAAACTCCCTCCCCATATCTTCCTTCGACCGCTCcagctcttcaaccttctGCTTCAGTACATCAATGGCAGACTCCTTGCGCTGTCGATATGCACGCTGAGCCATGCGATTCTGTATCCTTCGGCGCTAAAAATGGCCAGTTAGAAGACAGCTCAATACTCGAAAGTTGCATCACTAATCATGCCGAGACGTCAAGTCACGGTGCACTCACGTTTGTCACTGATCCACCCTCCGGCACTTCAAGTGGTCTTCTTCCCCGTTTAGGTCCCGACCCCGTATCTGCCGCATCAAGTGGCAGTACAGAGATACTATCCATTTCCGAGGTAGAAGAACTCATGGCTTAATAAGAATATTCTTGCAAGATGGTATGACGCAAGTTTTAATGGCACATTGGAAAAGCCGATCAGCGGGAGATATATTTCGCCCAGAGATCGAGATGGGGAACTCGTCTCTGCGGCGTTACGGCCCGTGGAGAGTTCAAAGTACCAAACGCTGCTTTCAGCTGAGAGTTAAACCAATTATTGAGGGAACTGGCACTGACTAAGTGATTACAGATCGGACTAATTGATCCgcatctccaccaagacGCCGGCGTGCAGCATAGACGCCGGCATTGGCTTGCAGCTGAGGATGATACAGATATTAATAGCCATTAAAATTTGGTTTCTTATCTACTAAGCCCTCTGATGTTACAATCCTGATGGATATTCTTCTTATGCTATCCTGCCAACATCGTGAACTACAATGAGCTCGGAAACTATGCACGATGTTATTTCCTAACACAGAGAACAACTCTAATGAACCCAGCAATCTCACGTCAGATTTTGGGGTAAGCCATCATATGGCGACATACCGGTCAAATGTGGCTTCTCGTGTTCAAGACGCCGGCGTCTCGCTTTCGCTCCACGATAGCGCTGCGGGCGTCGTTACACCACGTTATAATCCAACAAACGGACTCCAGTGAGCGTCAGACCATGGTCACAGAAGCTCAAATTCATACCAGCCAGGCTGAGCCTAACGCAAATAAAAAGTTGATCCGTTCTGGTGAGCTTCTATTGTTACATGAAGTCTGGCAATGCTTGCAAATGTCGGGGTTTTCGTATCGAAGACGTCGGGTTACGCGAGCTTGGTCGGGATCTATCAGCCCTAAGATAACAGGGTTGATTCCCTATTGGAGCGCTGTTGGGATGGTCTGACCGGTGGATTTCAGCGTGCATTAGCGCCTGGTACGCAGAACATTGGAGCCCGAATACCGATCAAGGTTGGGTACTGGGGCAAAATAACTGTACATAACACCCAGACCCTTCCCTTTTCAGTAGCTTGCGCTATTTAAGCCTAAATAACATCGATAAAGACATCGTATCAGTGCCCAGATCATCATTGAAGCCGGTCATCCACGAGTCATGTGTATCAAAAAGGTAAAAGCAGGCATGCTATTCATGACACAAAGAGACTCATGAGTAAACAAGAGTGGGGTATCTTTCAATGCAGCTAGGTAAAGCTTATTGTTCGAGGAAAGCATAGATGTAACGATTACACAAGGCCAAGTCTAATTAGGCATCTCCAGAACAGCCCTATATCTCATCTTATTCTGCTCGACCAACTCAAAAACTTCTTTGATGGTTGATTCACCCTCATGCTTGAAGAGCTGAACCATAGGCTTGACGCCATGACGTCCAGAGAACTCAAGCATCTCGTCGTGGATATTGCGCGATCCAACGAGGCTCGAAAAGACATGGTAGCCCTGGAAGAACATTGCTCCCGCACTCCAAGATAGTCAGTATGAGTAAGTACATGTGGATGGTTGAACGTACGGCAAGCTTAGAGGTCCGTGGACTGGGGCCGCAAGAGGTACAATGGTTCCATCTCTCGCAAGGAACTCCTTAGTCATGACCCTGCAAAAGAATTATTAGCCAAGCCTCTCTGCATGCTACGAAAGACGTACTTGTCCCAGTCGGGATATTTTGTTCCACAAATAACAAGAACGTCAATAGGCGCCGTAGCCGTATCAAACATGTTCTCGATGATATGAAACTCCTTGGCTCCCAGCTTTCGTGCCTCCGCCTCTTTGCTAGTGCTTGTGCTGTAGACAATAACATCGGCACCCATTTTATCCGCATACTGAATGgcaagatggccaagaccaCCGATGCCGAGAATGCCGACGCGCTTCTCTGCTGTTACTGTAGCCTTGAGAGCAGCGTACACAGTAGCGCCCGCGCACTGAAGAGGTGCAGCATGCTCACTAGAAAGACTGTCGGGAATCTTGTGGAGGTATGTCTCCTTGCCGATGTAATAAGTACCAAAAGTACCATTGTCAAAGTCTCCTTCGCCAAATATCACACGCTCGTAACAATATATGTCCCTTCCTGACAAACAGTATTTGCAGTGACCGCAGGCGTCGCGGTGAAAACCCCCACCTGCGCGATCACCGATCTTGAATTGTGTCACCAGCGAGCCAACTGACTCAACGATGCCAATACCCTCGTGGCCGAGGGCTACAGGCGCTCCTAATTGGCAGAGAACGATGTCTGAATGGCACACGCCACTGTGAGTCAGACGGACGAGAATATCATGAGGACCAAGGTCAGGCAGCTTGACGGAGGCCGGAGAGAAGCCGCCGTTACCATCGCCAGCGCGATAAATGGTATGTTCTGTAGGGGCCATTTTGATGCTAGAAAAGCAAGAGATAGAATAAATTACGATTGTAAAGTGAAGATACAAAAGCCAGATAGTATAAACTTGTCAGTGACGGCAACGTTGGAAGATATAGTGTAGAATATCCTAAGTTTGGCATCAAGATAATCGTTCTGATTTATAATAGCAAAGACTTCATCAGACCGAGACTTCCGCATATCAACTACGAACActaaaaggctattttaAATGATTACTATCTCGAAACTATTTCATTATTGTCCTATGGCTTCTGCCAGTCGGGCATTTCTGTCATCGGCAGCTGTTACTAATCGTTTCCGGCCTCTACAAGGTGTACCAGCCAATTATATCGCCTAGATAGCCATATTACTCGCTGATAGAAAATAAACGACTTAGAGCAGCAACGATACTCGGTAACCACATAACAGTCCGATAATTATGGTAGCAAAccaataaatataataaggGAATCTTGGCTCTATTCCGCGATACTGATTCGAGAAATATGGTGAGGAAAATGTCAGACGGAATTGATTGAAGTGCGAATGAATCGGAGCGTTCTTCTAAGGATCCCGACTAGCGTCGTAAGCGTCACGTCGGGCGGGTGCAGATGCCGGCGTCTTGATTAGGCTACAAAGATGAGGTAATGCAGTCAAGGGTATGATCACTAAGCAGAGTGCAGAATGGAATGGGACAGCGAGGGTATCACGAGAGGTAGTAAGCAACAGGCCAACAGCTTGATATTAAAACAGATAGATTGGCACCATGTAGATATAGGTATCACCATTCAATCTTCACTGTACTCAATTTCAACAAAAGTAGACTCAACCAATTACATCTTGAAAATGTCTTCGCCATTTAAGAACATTCTCATCGTCGGAGCCACTGGCTCAATCGGCTCCATCATGCTAGACGCCCTTGTCAAAGAACCTTCTTTCACAGTCTCCGTCCTACAGCGCTCATCCTCCAAGGGCAAGCTCCCATCAAACGTCAATGTCATTAAAATCGATGATTCATACCCAACTCAAGCTCTTGTCTCTGCTTTCACAGGCCAAGACGCTATTGTCAACTGCATGACCTCTTTAGCCGTCGCTGATCAACTCCGCTTCGTGGACGCTGCAGTCGCTGCCAAAGTGAAGCGCTACGTTGCTTCCGAGTAtggtctcaacaacaacaaccctgACGCAAGAGCCTTGAACTCGGTGTTCCGAGAGAAGGGCCAAGTGCAGGATCATCTCCGCTCCAAGGAATCCACTGGCCTGGAGTGGATGGCCATCGCTTGCGGCATGTGGCTCAAGTGGAGTGCCGTACATGATTTTCTAGGAATGCacatcaaggacaagagatTCGTCATCTGGGATGATGGAGAGGGCTGGTTCAGCTGTACCACTGAAGCCAACACGGCTCTTGCTATGGTCAACGCCCTAACCAAGAAATgggaagagaccaagaacaGAATTGTTTGGTTGAGTGACTTTGCTATCACCCAGAATATGCTCCTTGAGACCATTGAGCGAGTTAGTGGGGAAAAGCTGagtgttgagaagattgataGCGAGAAGACGATCAAAGAAAACCAGGCTGCGGTGGCAGGTGGTGATCCTTACGCTGTTTACAATCTTATCGAGACGGGTTTCGTTACGGGACGGTTTGGAGGGCATCTTGAGAAGGAAGGGGAGATCATGAATGATTTGTTGGGTCTGCCGAAGCAGGACTTTGAGGAGGTTGTTCGTGCCGCTTTAAAGGCTGTTGAAGAGTCATGATTTGACGTGTATAATGTCACACAGTAAAATTGAAGAGACATCTTCTTTTCCATACAAGCAACCAACATTATAATCCTGCCTTTGGATCTTCGAAAGTGATTGGTGAATCATATTTCACCTTTAGCATGAAAGAACAGTGAAATCAGCAGTAGTTTCAGTATTCCCGCCACTTATTGTAAAGTCTAAATGTGTTAGTAAAGGTGACTTCACCTGACATATTGACAGAACTCGAATTATGGCATTGATTAAAAGATACAGGCGTTAGAGAATACGGTTGGAGAATAGGGCGACGGCTGGAGATTCAGCATCAAGAGAGAAATACAGCTTGCTATAGACGATTATCTTAGAAACTCAGTTCTCCGCGCTGATCCAACTCTGAGCTACAAGTTTCAACTACAAATAACACATCTGACTCACAGCTAAGACGTTATGCAACAATATCTGGTCGATTGCTACGACTATTTGACAAAAGCAGATCTTGTGACGTTAATGAGGCTGTATGAATATGCCCGGCTCTTTCCACGACAGCAATCCAACCTCAAGATATCTCGAGTTCACAAAATCGTCATCCAGTATAGGGTCAAGTTCGTCGTACATTTGAGGCATGAACGAGCTTATATTTTCCTCCGGGCCCATGGTCTGGGTATCCATATCAACGTAGTCCAACAAAGGTGGTTCCATTCTTCCGTCAGAGAACAACGTGGACCTATCCAACTGGTCTTCAATCCAGGACAGGCCTGAGATAGAGAGGTTGTGAGGCATGGCCGGAGACATCACGTCAGTATTCGCTTGCCCCAGTTCGGCTTTCAGTCGTACTAGGATGGCAGAGAGGAGACGAGCTTGGGCTGAAATTGCGTGGGTCTGTGGATCAGAGTGGCCCATTGACTTGGCCGCACTGACATAAGCAGACGTGCCTTGAGTAATTGTAGTGATAGCTTCATTCTTTGAGATCGATGACTCGTCGATATCTTGCCTCAATAGCTTTGgaatcatcatggctgagaaAGCGATCATTAGGTGAGCTGTATCCCAGAGATAGTAGATGATGTCTAACCCTCCCATTTCGATAGCCTGTCGCAGTACGCTCAATCCACTGCAGAAACATATTCGAGCTGTATGGGTAATGAGATCTTGTAGCGTAGCTCTGTCTTCTGAGACGAGCATTCTATGCAGAAATACCGCGTTGAAGTAAAGACGCATATAATCTCTATGGAGGTAGATCAGAGGTGTTTGGAAAGGCTCCGAGTTGGGAACTAGATGCTGTTAGGTATGTTTCTCCAGACTCTTGAGGCGTTACTTACACGTAGCGAATGTAGCCTGCCAATAGTCTCCCCATGCAGCAATCCTATTGTTAAAGTCATCTATATCCTTGTGAAATGTGCCAAAATCCAATGTTGACAGAGAAACACGAGAGTCGACGCGGGTTTTCACCATGCTCTCGTAAACACTGTTGGCAATGCCTGCCAACTCATGGCTAGCAACTGCCTTTCCATCTCCGAGTAGATATGTACACTCTGTCAGGGCCATCCACTGTCTGGACGCCATATTCTCAAGAACGATTGTTGTTGGGAGAGGCCGGTCGGCGAAGTAGCTTGATCTGGTGACTGTAAGCTGCGCGCctgtctccatcttgattCAGAGGATCTCACATCCGGTCGACATTTCCCAGCATCACCCACACCCTATCTTTGTCTCTGCTCTGCCTCACTTGTAACTCTCCTGGCTCATGAAGGCCATGCGTGTCGTAGGCGACGCTTTGATGTGACATGTTCCATTCTGCTGAAGCCACCATTCGAAGCGCAAACCCGATCAGGGTGTAGCCTCTAGTATCTTTCACGTCTTTCCAGTAATATATACAGATGATGGCCCAGATGTTCTCGATCGCTGAGTCACATGCAAGTAAAGCTTGTCCAAGGAGAAACTCAGCATGGTCGCGTATAGGTTTATGAGATTCTGGTTGGAAGATCCGCGATGATATTGTGAGAATCATGGTGAACAGGAGACTTGACCTAGATCGTGTATACGTGAACGTATAAAGACTGGGGTCGAGCAGTCCAACGAGGCCGTTGAAGTGTTTGAAGAATCTGCACTAATCAGTAACCGGACCCTGTTAAATCATGGTTCACGCACCCTTCATACAGATTTTGTGCAGATGGCCGACTGATGAGTCCTAAGTCAACAGGATCGCGCGTTCTTGGGGAATCCATTGCTTCAGGGAGATTATGCTGGAGGAACGTATCTAGGGAGCTTCCGGGGTCTCCTTCCATCGATCGGTCTGAGTTCAGAGCTGCACCTAGTGACAAACCTCGTGTATCCTGGTAATTCATAGCAAAGGACGCAGGTGTAAATGGCGACTGATCAGATCTGGAAGACGCGGAAACTGACTCCGGAGCTCGATTCTGATACGAATATCTCCGGCCTGGTAGATCAGGTGCTTGAAAGGCTTGAGTATCTGAGAAGCGCTGCGATCCTGAGGACCCAGAAGCTAATCCATCCTCTGTGACCTCTTCTACAGGCCGTGCTCGATCTTCCCTATCAGAAAATATTAACTGCATCACTTTGTATCATGAAGGGGCTTACCTTCTCCCTGACACATCTCTCCTCCAAAGGCCCCTGCGATGTGACTCAAATATACACTGTCTCCTCAGTCTTTGGCATCGATCACACACAAGAGATGCCGGGTCTGAAGTAACACACTTCATCTTTGACCGTCGACAGGGCGTACAAGCGACTCCATGAGGTCTATGCCCATTAGCTCTCCAGTCAGAACCCTTTCAATTGTTACTTACCGGTGTTGCAATTGTTCAGTCATGGCCAAAACAACTCTAGAAATATCTCATGATCCCAAAGCGAATTTTCGTATCTTGCTTGCTGACAAGTcaatattaacttataaagGCATCCAAACCGACTTCAGTGTGCGGCGAAAGCTGCGGCCATTGCGGCGGTTGAGCATCGCGCTAAGCCCTGCCACGCTCAGCTAAGCGGCATCCCCAGGTGATTAGTGAACAAAAACTGCTGAAAGTTATGCAATTTGGCCGTTTTTGCTTCAGCCGAGCGATTTTATGATTATTTTCGCGACGTCATTATGTACGCCTGCCATGGTTTTTGAGATTGAGGGGATCGCGATCGTGGTGGCAGTATTTGTCAGTGGTCAAGGCAGATGCGTTCGCAACACCATCGTTGCGAAGCACTCGGGCAACTTATTACATCGTGCCGGGGCCACCAAGCGCTGGGTCAGGGCAATCGACTCATTGTCAATGTGGCCTGGAAAAGTGAGGAAATATCGCCGCATCAGTAATCAACCATTGCGAAAGCATCGAGATGAAGGGTGCAGAATGATGTATGAAAAGAACATGGTTTTGCTGTGCAGATGCACTCTTTTTGATGCAAGACAGTCCTTCATTGATAATCATTCCGCCTTTCTCTTGACACCTTGGACAAGGGCGGTGGACCAATCACAATATTGTTAGTGCCCTCCAGCAAGATTTATTGGTTGATTGGTCTTAACCGACCGGCGTTTTGAACTCGGCTGCTCCACCAAGACGCCGAGATAAGGTGGTGCTTATCTTATCTGCTATCGATTGTCGGTTATCGGTTATCAATCATCTCACTTATCTTAGCGTTCATAAGTTTCCTAGGGATAAATCACCCAATGTACTGTTTGGACTTGTGAGACAAATATGCGGCTATATAAACAGAGCGAGGTGGTAATCGGGATGAGAAATGAGAAATTTAGATACATTTGTGATTATTGAGGGGAAAGTGTTTTTTGGTAGGTAACATCTTTGTGCGGAAAAAACTTGTCCTTTTGGTTGTGGGCGTTGATTCTAATTGTCGCCAGACGCTTTCTGCATTAAGTAGTCTCTTTAAGTATAACTAGTCCTCAATATTCAAGCaagtaactatttaactcTATATGCAGGGTTAATGTCAGTATAAGTGCAACGAATTAATAGATATTCGCAAAACACTGTGCTTACCCTACGGCTTAGCCATAGTGTCCAGAATGTGTTCTAAAGATAGATATGCGCTAGTGAGATAAGAGCTTAGTTGCGTTCTCCCTACATTTATAATCATCTCGCAAAAAGTTGCTCCAACGAAGGACTAGATATAGCCGGCATATTGCCGAGCTTATCCTGCCTGTGGCTGCTTACCTGATGTTGGTAATCGGGGGAACGCATCATTCCTCGGCAGAGATGCTCATATTATTTCCCTCATGCCACCAAGATATCCAAGAAGGATCAAGAGTGGAAAGTTTTTGCGAGTGAAATTGTTTCATATCTCTGCGCCATCGAGATGCCATCCCTGGGATGCGGAACCTGTCGAGGTTCGCCCTATCTGGTCCGCTGTACTTGACGCTACTAACAGACGTGATAGCGCGTAAAGTGCGTTGTGACCAAACTTATCCGAAATGCAATCGATGCATCAAAGCAGGGCGCCACTGCAAGGGCTACGGCATGCAGCTGTCTTGGCCGCGTCGGAATGATACCCGGCGGGCTATAGTT
This DNA window, taken from Fusarium fujikuroi IMI 58289 draft genome, chromosome FFUJ_chr11, encodes the following:
- a CDS encoding alcohol dehydrogenase 1 family protein encodes the protein MAPTEHTIYRAGDGNGGFSPASVKLPDLGPHDILVRLTHSGVCHSDIVLCQLGAPVALGHEGIGIVESVGSLVTQFKIGDRAGGGFHRDACGHCKYCLSGRDIYCYERVIFGEGDFDNGTFGTYYIGKETYLHKIPDSLSSEHAAPLQCAGATVYAALKATVTAEKRVGILGIGGLGHLAIQYADKMGADVIVYSTSTSKEAEARKLGAKEFHIIENMFDTATAPIDVLVICGTKYPDWDKVMTKEFLARDGTIVPLAAPVHGPLSLPAGAMFFQGYHVFSSLVGSRNIHDEMLEFSGRHGVKPMVQLFKHEGESTIKEVFELVEQNKMRYRAVLEMPN
- a CDS encoding related to 2`-hydroxyisoflavone reductase; its protein translation is MSSPFKNILIVGATGSIGSIMLDALVKEPSFTVSVLQRSSSKGKLPSNVNVIKIDDSYPTQALVSAFTGQDAIVNCMTSLAVADQLRFVDAAVAAKVKRYVASEYGLNNNNPDARALNSVFREKGQVQDHLRSKESTGLEWMAIACGMWLKWSAVHDFLGMHIKDKRFVIWDDGEGWFSCTTEANTALAMVNALTKKWEETKNRIVWLSDFAITQNMLLETIERVSGEKLSVEKIDSEKTIKENQAAVAGGDPYAVYNLIETGFVTGRFGGHLEKEGEIMNDLLGLPKQDFEEVVRAALKAVEES